Proteins from a genomic interval of Gordonia sp. SL306:
- a CDS encoding amino acid adenylation domain-containing protein: MMSSHRHEVTSAIADALDIAPEDVRSDTDLIELGLDSIRMMKIAGRWRKRGHRLNFAQLAAEPTVEAWAAMLAATDPDADTPEAVVESDPDTADAAEDGAAQSEPFALAPMQHAYWIGRTEVADLGGVAAHLYVEFDGVGLDADRLRSAMQSLVARHPMLRAEFRPDGTQRVLPSLSRELLAVDDLRSLGAAEIDAALAQTRRAKSHQMLDVAAGQVVDLTLTLLPDGRHRVHLDIDMLAADAMSYRVLLADLVTLHDGGTLPSLDYTYRDYLQHRAAHPDPARARDQAWWAERIADLPSGPALPTRSEGFGEPADVRRVVRHHHWVDPEAKETLLAAAHERGVTPAIALAAVFAATIGAWSSDDRFLLNVPLFHREPVHPDIELVSGDFSSSILIDVDVRHAQSVLDLTRAMQKTMHANGSHSSYGALEVLRDLGRARGEQVIAPVVYTSALGLGELFSDAVLERLGEPAWIVSQGPQVTLDAQVTELRGGLLLNWDVRESAFPPGVVEAMFAQYTAAIDRLGHGDAGWMGTSAPQLPTEQRAVRARVNATAGETSGRVLHEEFFARATHEPDRTALIWRDGSLSYGELAREAFAVAGALRHAGVLTGDAVGVQLPKGPEQVVATLGVFAAGAIWVPIGHDQPPARRATILDTGEISALVGSGASLDDIPDGVITVDLDQARRHGTPFAEAVLPDPESVAYILFTSGSTGTPKGVEVPHRAAMNTIDDINDRFSVGPDDRSLTVAALEFDISVYDIFGLFSAGGAVVVVDADAARDPAAWLQLLRDHRASVLTCVPSALDMLLTVAETEAGGLGDSLRATLLGGDWVGVDLPRRLHALAPAARFAGLGGATEIAIHGTVCEIIDPLAHWTSVPFGTPLRNVACRVVDSSDRDCPDWVTGELWVGGAGVARGYRNDPVRTADRFIEREGQRWYRTGDLARYWPDGTIEFLGRADHQVKVRGFRVELGEVEGALRSVDGVRHAVATVVDGSGGPRNLVAAIVVDDAAATPSTIESELRTLLPAYMIPSRIEIVDTLPLTSNGKLDRTMIDGLFDVGELVSESIAPADDLEKALLGIVAETLSVDRDRVGVTDDFFAIGGDSVLATTVVARVREWLDAPHVGVVDIFTARSVRELARRIDEADERPGRLEQVAALYLEVVEMDDEAVDAASLDNELTETRR; this comes from the coding sequence CACCGGAGGACGTCCGGTCCGACACCGATCTGATCGAACTCGGGCTGGATTCGATCAGGATGATGAAGATCGCGGGCCGGTGGCGCAAGCGCGGGCATCGACTGAATTTCGCGCAGCTCGCAGCCGAGCCGACGGTCGAGGCGTGGGCGGCGATGCTGGCCGCGACCGATCCGGACGCCGACACCCCGGAGGCCGTCGTCGAGAGTGATCCCGACACGGCGGATGCGGCAGAAGACGGTGCCGCACAGTCGGAGCCGTTCGCCCTGGCTCCGATGCAGCACGCCTACTGGATCGGGCGGACCGAGGTGGCCGATCTCGGTGGCGTGGCCGCGCATCTGTACGTCGAGTTCGACGGCGTGGGGCTCGATGCCGACCGACTGCGCTCCGCGATGCAGTCGCTGGTGGCCCGTCATCCGATGCTGCGTGCGGAGTTCCGGCCGGACGGGACGCAACGCGTTCTCCCGTCGTTGTCGCGCGAGTTGTTGGCCGTCGACGACCTCCGATCTCTCGGCGCCGCCGAGATCGACGCCGCCCTCGCGCAGACCCGCCGAGCCAAGAGTCACCAGATGCTCGACGTCGCGGCCGGTCAGGTGGTCGATCTGACCCTCACGCTCCTGCCGGACGGCCGCCATCGTGTCCATCTCGACATCGACATGCTGGCCGCCGACGCGATGAGTTACCGTGTGCTGCTCGCGGATCTGGTCACCCTCCACGACGGCGGGACCCTGCCGTCCCTGGACTACACATACCGCGACTACTTACAGCACCGGGCGGCGCATCCTGATCCGGCCCGCGCTCGCGACCAGGCGTGGTGGGCCGAGCGGATCGCCGATCTGCCATCGGGTCCGGCACTACCCACGCGGAGTGAAGGTTTCGGCGAGCCTGCGGACGTTCGTCGAGTGGTCCGGCATCACCACTGGGTGGATCCGGAGGCGAAGGAGACGCTGCTCGCAGCGGCGCACGAGCGCGGCGTGACACCGGCGATCGCCCTGGCCGCGGTCTTCGCGGCCACCATCGGCGCGTGGTCGAGCGACGATCGATTCCTCCTGAATGTCCCACTGTTCCATCGGGAGCCGGTACATCCCGACATCGAGCTGGTGTCGGGTGACTTCAGTTCGTCGATCCTGATCGACGTCGATGTGCGACACGCACAGTCCGTCCTCGACCTCACCCGTGCGATGCAGAAGACGATGCACGCCAACGGATCACACTCGAGTTACGGTGCGCTCGAGGTACTTCGGGATTTGGGCAGGGCGCGGGGCGAACAGGTGATCGCCCCGGTCGTCTACACGAGCGCGCTGGGTCTGGGTGAACTCTTCTCCGATGCCGTCCTCGAGCGGCTGGGGGAGCCCGCCTGGATCGTGTCGCAGGGGCCGCAGGTCACGCTCGATGCGCAGGTGACCGAACTGCGCGGTGGGCTGCTGCTCAACTGGGACGTACGGGAATCGGCATTTCCGCCCGGCGTCGTGGAGGCGATGTTCGCGCAGTACACCGCGGCCATCGACAGGCTCGGTCACGGCGACGCGGGGTGGATGGGGACGTCGGCGCCGCAGCTGCCGACCGAACAGCGGGCAGTGCGCGCGCGTGTCAACGCAACCGCGGGCGAGACGAGCGGCCGGGTGCTCCACGAGGAGTTCTTCGCGCGTGCGACTCATGAACCGGACCGGACCGCCCTCATCTGGCGCGACGGGTCCCTCTCCTACGGGGAGCTCGCCCGCGAGGCCTTCGCGGTGGCCGGTGCGCTTCGCCACGCCGGCGTGCTGACCGGAGACGCGGTCGGTGTCCAACTCCCGAAGGGGCCGGAGCAGGTGGTCGCCACACTCGGCGTCTTCGCGGCGGGGGCGATCTGGGTTCCCATCGGACACGACCAGCCGCCGGCCCGGCGGGCGACGATCCTCGACACCGGTGAGATCAGCGCGCTCGTCGGCAGCGGTGCGTCTCTCGATGACATACCGGACGGGGTGATCACCGTCGATCTCGATCAGGCACGGCGCCACGGCACGCCGTTCGCCGAGGCGGTCCTGCCCGATCCGGAGTCGGTGGCCTACATCCTGTTCACCTCGGGCTCCACCGGCACGCCGAAGGGCGTCGAGGTGCCGCACCGAGCCGCCATGAACACCATCGATGACATCAATGACCGGTTCTCGGTCGGTCCGGACGATCGGTCGCTCACCGTCGCCGCCCTCGAATTCGACATCTCGGTATACGACATCTTCGGGCTCTTCAGCGCGGGCGGCGCCGTGGTCGTCGTCGATGCCGATGCCGCGAGGGACCCGGCGGCCTGGCTGCAACTCCTCCGTGATCATCGGGCGTCGGTCCTCACCTGCGTCCCCAGTGCACTGGACATGTTGCTGACCGTGGCCGAGACGGAAGCGGGCGGACTCGGGGATTCTCTGCGCGCAACGCTTCTGGGCGGCGACTGGGTGGGCGTCGATCTGCCGCGGCGCCTGCACGCGTTGGCACCGGCGGCCCGATTCGCGGGACTCGGTGGAGCGACCGAGATCGCCATCCACGGCACCGTGTGCGAGATCATCGATCCGCTGGCGCACTGGACGTCGGTTCCGTTCGGGACCCCGCTGCGCAACGTCGCGTGTCGGGTGGTCGATTCATCTGATCGCGACTGCCCGGACTGGGTCACCGGCGAACTCTGGGTCGGTGGGGCGGGCGTCGCCCGCGGCTACCGAAATGACCCGGTACGCACCGCCGACCGGTTCATCGAGCGTGAGGGGCAGCGGTGGTATCGCACCGGCGACCTCGCCCGGTACTGGCCGGACGGCACGATCGAGTTCCTCGGACGCGCCGACCACCAGGTGAAGGTCCGCGGCTTCCGGGTGGAACTCGGTGAGGTCGAAGGCGCGCTGCGATCGGTGGACGGTGTCCGCCACGCCGTCGCGACAGTGGTCGACGGCTCGGGCGGACCGCGTAATCTCGTCGCCGCCATCGTCGTCGACGATGCTGCGGCGACGCCGTCGACGATCGAGTCGGAACTGCGCACCCTGCTGCCCGCGTACATGATCCCGTCACGAATCGAGATCGTCGACACGCTTCCCCTCACCTCGAACGGGAAGCTCGACCGCACGATGATCGACGGACTGTTCGACGTTGGCGAGCTCGTTTCCGAAAGCATTGCTCCTGCAGACGATCTGGAGAAGGCGCTGCTCGGTATCGTGGCCGAGACGCTGTCGGTCGACCGGGATCGGGTCGGCGTCACGGATGACTTCTTCGCGATCGGTGGCGATTCGGTGCTGGCCACGACGGTCGTCGCCCGCGTGCGCGAATGGCTGGATGCGCCGCACGTCGGGGTCGTCGACATCTTCACGGCCCGATCGGTCCGCGAACTCGCCCGTCGCATCGACGAAGCAGATGAGCGACCCGGGCGCCTCGAGCAGGTTGCCGCCCTGTATCTCGAAGTGGTCGAGATGGATGACGAGGCCGTCGACGCGGCGAGCCTCGACAACGAACTGACGGAGACCCGCCGATGA
- a CDS encoding SidA/IucD/PvdA family monooxygenase — protein sequence MTVRQPETMIIVGAGPKALAVAAKAKVMRDLGLPAPRVRVVEAHAVGANWQSIGGWTDGRHRLGTSPEKDIGFPYRSAVAGRGDGTMNAEISRRMLDYSWMSFLVEHQTYAEWVDRGRPNPHHNVWARYLQWVATRIELDVTIGTVRSISADEDQWSLDVVGADGRPSEIVGDGLMVTGPGSSGSAMIDDERVLSVSAFWDLVSRRGLPVASRAAVIGGGETAGSALDELVRHEVMTVSVISPGATIYTRGESYFENAMFSDPTGWPSLSPEERRDVIRRTDRGVFSVTVQENLLGDNRVHHLQGRVVSARRAEDLIAVTLHNPGRPAQTHSFDLVVDATGGQPLWFLDLFDDAAADILELTLGWPPTLERIESSIGHDLAVTGLTPKLYLPNLAGFAQGPGFPNLSCLGEVSNRILRLAVRQGRGARESRVDEAR from the coding sequence ATGACCGTCCGACAACCGGAGACGATGATCATCGTCGGTGCGGGCCCCAAGGCGCTCGCGGTCGCGGCCAAGGCGAAGGTGATGCGTGACCTGGGCCTCCCGGCGCCGAGGGTGCGTGTGGTCGAGGCCCATGCAGTGGGCGCCAACTGGCAGTCCATCGGCGGATGGACCGACGGGCGCCACCGACTCGGCACCAGCCCGGAGAAGGACATCGGCTTCCCGTATCGGTCCGCGGTGGCCGGCCGCGGAGACGGCACGATGAACGCCGAGATCAGCAGGCGGATGCTGGATTACAGCTGGATGTCGTTCCTGGTGGAACATCAGACCTACGCCGAATGGGTGGATCGCGGACGTCCGAACCCGCACCACAACGTGTGGGCCCGGTACCTGCAATGGGTGGCGACCCGCATCGAGCTCGATGTCACCATCGGTACCGTGCGGTCGATCTCGGCTGACGAGGACCAGTGGAGTCTCGATGTCGTCGGGGCCGACGGCCGTCCGAGCGAGATCGTCGGGGACGGTCTGATGGTGACCGGACCGGGGTCGAGCGGAAGCGCGATGATCGACGACGAGCGGGTGCTCTCGGTGTCGGCGTTCTGGGACCTGGTGTCGCGTAGAGGATTGCCGGTCGCGTCACGTGCTGCGGTGATCGGTGGCGGTGAGACCGCAGGCTCCGCACTCGATGAACTCGTGCGCCATGAGGTGATGACCGTCTCGGTGATCTCGCCGGGCGCGACGATCTACACGCGCGGCGAGAGCTATTTCGAGAACGCCATGTTCAGCGATCCGACCGGCTGGCCGAGTCTGTCGCCGGAGGAGCGACGTGACGTGATCCGACGCACGGATCGAGGGGTCTTCTCGGTCACCGTGCAGGAGAATCTGCTCGGGGACAACAGGGTTCACCACCTCCAGGGGCGCGTGGTATCGGCGCGACGCGCTGAGGACCTGATCGCGGTGACACTGCACAATCCCGGCCGGCCTGCGCAGACCCACTCCTTCGATCTCGTGGTGGACGCGACCGGTGGTCAACCGCTCTGGTTCCTCGACCTCTTCGATGACGCCGCCGCCGACATCCTGGAGCTGACACTGGGCTGGCCTCCGACGCTGGAGCGCATCGAGTCGTCGATCGGACACGACCTGGCGGTCACCGGGCTGACACCCAAGCTCTATCTGCCGAACCTCGCCGGCTTCGCCCAGGGGCCGGGCTTCCCAAACCTCAGCTGCCTCGGTGAGGTGTCGAATCGCATTCTGCGCCTTGCTGTCCGGCAGGGGCGCGGGGCCCGTGAATCTCGTGTCGACGAGGCCCGCTGA
- a CDS encoding GNAT family N-acetyltransferase, translating into MNTADTRSGAPYTIGREITDVTAEVDAAGPPVVPDTTGRFTLRPVDPDGDDPALLVSWFARPHLVETWEQEWTPERWRADSAYRLAGDYSRPLIVSLDGTEIGYIELYRPARDEIAALYPADPHDMGLHIATAEPGLIGRGVMSAWMAELADALFRADTRCRRVVLEPDARNERMRRALTKRGWTDLGEFDVRPDRRIALHVLGRTAADVPKI; encoded by the coding sequence ATGAACACCGCCGACACCCGATCGGGCGCCCCCTACACAATCGGGCGCGAGATCACTGATGTCACTGCGGAAGTCGACGCCGCAGGCCCTCCGGTGGTCCCGGATACGACGGGTCGGTTCACGCTGCGGCCGGTCGATCCCGACGGCGATGACCCCGCGCTCCTCGTCTCGTGGTTCGCCCGTCCGCATCTCGTCGAGACCTGGGAACAGGAATGGACGCCGGAGCGCTGGCGCGCCGATTCGGCATATCGGCTGGCCGGCGATTACTCGCGGCCGCTGATCGTGTCTCTCGACGGCACGGAGATCGGATACATCGAGCTCTACCGACCTGCGCGCGACGAGATCGCCGCGCTGTACCCGGCCGATCCGCACGACATGGGCCTCCACATCGCGACCGCGGAGCCGGGACTCATCGGCCGAGGTGTGATGTCGGCATGGATGGCCGAGCTGGCGGATGCCCTCTTTCGCGCCGATACTCGTTGCCGCCGAGTTGTTCTCGAACCCGATGCACGAAACGAGCGGATGCGCCGAGCGCTGACCAAACGCGGTTGGACCGACCTCGGCGAGTTCGATGTGCGGCCGGATCGACGGATCGCGCTGCACGTGCTCGGACGCACCGCGGCCGACGTGCCGAAGATCTGA
- a CDS encoding thioesterase II family protein — protein sequence MTSNQNAQSRPALGALRQFHQPLRPGLPPLLVFPHAGSGASAYRTLSELFSREFTVLIMQYPGRQDRMREPAAAGLHALAAEAYAECSNRADLADVPLTVFGHSMGALVGFEFVRLAEENSTPIGRLVVSAATAPSRVAELPGHPTDDEGLMAHLSVLEGTGGGVMGSDAVMRMALPVLRADYQAFDAYQASADHRIAAPIAVVGGADDPVIKPHDLHTWSIHADDVDVNVFDGGHFYLHENGPGILDVLTEPVVSGRR from the coding sequence ATGACAAGCAATCAGAACGCCCAGTCCCGACCCGCCCTCGGCGCGTTGCGCCAGTTCCACCAACCGTTGCGGCCCGGATTGCCGCCACTGCTCGTCTTTCCGCACGCGGGGAGCGGGGCCTCGGCGTACCGAACGCTCTCGGAGCTGTTCAGCCGGGAGTTCACCGTCCTGATCATGCAGTACCCGGGTCGGCAGGACCGCATGCGTGAGCCGGCCGCGGCCGGGCTGCACGCTCTGGCGGCCGAGGCCTACGCCGAGTGCTCGAATCGCGCCGATCTGGCCGACGTGCCCCTGACGGTATTCGGCCACAGCATGGGTGCGCTGGTCGGCTTCGAGTTCGTCCGGCTCGCCGAAGAGAACTCGACGCCGATCGGGCGACTGGTGGTGTCCGCGGCAACGGCGCCGAGCCGGGTCGCGGAGCTGCCTGGGCACCCGACCGACGACGAGGGGCTGATGGCACACCTATCGGTGCTGGAGGGGACCGGCGGCGGCGTGATGGGCAGCGACGCCGTGATGCGGATGGCCCTGCCGGTGTTGCGTGCCGACTACCAGGCGTTCGACGCGTATCAGGCGAGCGCTGACCACCGGATCGCCGCGCCGATCGCCGTCGTCGGTGGCGCCGACGATCCGGTGATCAAACCGCACGATCTGCACACGTGGTCGATCCACGCCGACGATGTGGACGTCAATGTGTTCGACGGCGGACACTTCTACCTGCACGAGAACGGTCCGGGAATCCTCGACGTACTGACCGAACCCGTGGTGAGCGGACGCCGATGA
- a CDS encoding polyketide synthase, with product MMSSPEPIVIAGMAVEAPGGIETPADFFTALADGVELVEPFPRDRDWPVDQVLALGSIDGWGDVADAGGFLRGAAEFDPMFFGISPREAIAMDPQQRVAMRVAWRAVENAGINPTALEDEEVGVYMGASMAEYGPRAAAVNEFSGHRIAGTALGAVAGRISHALGVVGPSMTVDTACASSLTALHLAANAIRSGECSWAIAGGVCVMGSPAAFFEFAKNNGLAADGHCRSYSASATGTLWGEGAGAVVVETEGRARRLGHRILGTVLATRVNHNGRGAPIVVPSADAQQRLVERTIAAAGVCPADIDVVEGHGTGTPLGDPMELRALQNTYGAARSAQEPVLLGSVKSNAGHAQAAAGMMGLIKVLLCGRHGMTVPSLFADDPTDKVDWDRGGLRLSTERAHWPARAGRRLAAVSSFGVAGTNAHAIVSMPATDREIDHV from the coding sequence ATGATGTCGTCGCCGGAGCCGATCGTCATCGCCGGAATGGCGGTCGAGGCACCAGGAGGGATCGAGACGCCCGCGGACTTCTTCACCGCGCTCGCCGACGGTGTCGAGCTCGTCGAACCGTTTCCCCGGGACCGGGACTGGCCCGTCGATCAAGTCCTCGCTCTCGGTTCGATCGACGGGTGGGGCGACGTCGCCGACGCGGGCGGATTCCTCCGTGGCGCAGCTGAGTTCGATCCGATGTTCTTCGGGATAAGCCCCCGCGAGGCGATCGCGATGGACCCACAGCAGCGCGTGGCGATGCGGGTGGCGTGGCGTGCGGTCGAGAATGCCGGCATCAACCCGACCGCTCTCGAGGACGAGGAGGTCGGCGTGTACATGGGGGCCTCGATGGCCGAGTACGGTCCGCGGGCCGCCGCCGTCAACGAGTTCTCCGGGCACCGGATCGCGGGCACCGCGCTGGGTGCGGTTGCCGGTCGCATCTCGCACGCACTCGGCGTGGTGGGGCCGTCGATGACTGTGGACACCGCGTGCGCGTCGTCGCTCACCGCCCTGCACCTGGCCGCGAACGCCATCCGCAGCGGTGAGTGTTCCTGGGCGATCGCCGGTGGGGTCTGCGTGATGGGCTCGCCGGCCGCCTTCTTCGAGTTCGCCAAGAACAACGGTCTCGCCGCCGACGGCCATTGCCGCTCGTACAGCGCCTCGGCCACCGGCACGCTCTGGGGCGAGGGTGCGGGTGCCGTCGTGGTCGAGACGGAGGGGCGTGCGCGACGGCTGGGTCACCGGATCCTGGGGACGGTGCTGGCGACGCGGGTCAATCACAACGGGCGGGGCGCGCCGATCGTGGTGCCCAGTGCCGACGCCCAGCAGCGACTCGTGGAGCGCACGATCGCGGCCGCGGGTGTGTGCCCCGCCGACATCGATGTGGTGGAAGGGCATGGGACGGGCACGCCACTCGGCGACCCGATGGAGTTGCGGGCATTGCAGAACACCTACGGCGCGGCGCGGTCGGCGCAGGAACCTGTCCTGCTCGGTTCGGTGAAATCGAATGCCGGACACGCACAGGCCGCCGCCGGGATGATGGGCCTGATCAAGGTGCTGCTCTGCGGCCGCCATGGGATGACCGTGCCCAGTCTGTTCGCCGACGATCCGACCGACAAGGTCGACTGGGACCGTGGTGGGCTGCGGCTGTCGACCGAACGCGCGCACTGGCCGGCGCGCGCGGGCAGGAGGCTGGCAGCGGTGTCCAGCTTCGGGGTGGCCGGAACCAACGCGCACGCCATCGTCTCGATGCCCGCGACCGACAGAGAGATCGATCATGTCTGA